In Chiroxiphia lanceolata isolate bChiLan1 chromosome 9, bChiLan1.pri, whole genome shotgun sequence, one DNA window encodes the following:
- the LOC116791328 gene encoding anther-specific proline-rich protein APG-like yields the protein MQLHHPTLSPRRKTTALAGYTQKPPVPRPPQPEAMPPLPTPSPDPAALRLPCAGQRDLRSFPACSGRSEIEPGRSLRPGEAQNHGTVSVVRHLWRSARPSARPSASFPGKAGRALPPHCSLHPAAEPAHSPHGPGSPQRPPAPSAPAHGG from the exons ATGCAGCTACACCACCCCACGCTCTCG CCACggagaaaaacaacagcactCGCAGGGTACACACAAAAGCCGCCTGTCCCTCGGCCGCCGCAGCCTGAGGCGATGCCgcctctccccacccccagcccggACCCAGCCGCCCTCCGCCTTCCCTGCGCCGGGCAGAGAGACCTGCGGTCCTTCCCCGCCTGCTCGGGGCGCTCGGAAATCGAGCCCGGAAGGAGCCTGAGGCCCGGCGAGGCACAGAACCACGGAACTGTCAGCGTTGTgaggcacctctggagatcagCTCGTCCGAGCGCCCGCCCCTCCGCCTCCTTCCCCGGCAAGGCGGGCAGAGCCCTCCCGCCCCATTGTTCCCTGCACCCCGCGGCGGAGCCGGCGCACTCACCACACGGGCCGGGCTCCCCGCAGCGCCCACCGGCCCCCTCAGCTCCGGCACACGGGGGCTGA